In Lentimicrobium sp. L6, the sequence AACACCAGTATGCTCTCTCGCCAATTTCTTATACATACCATAAAGGAATCCAATTTCTCTTCCTCCAACTCCTATATCACCAGCAGGAACGTCAGTATTAGGACCAATGGCATGCCACAACTCTAACATAAAGGCTTGGCTAAAACGCATTACTTCTGCATCAGATTTTCCTTTAGGATTGAAATCAGAACCACCTTTACCACCACCCATAGGTAATGTTGTAAGAGCATTTTTGAAGATTTGCTCGAATCCTAAGAATTTTAAAATACTTAAGTTAACACTTGGGTGGAAACGCAAACCACCTTTATATGGACCGATTGCATTATTAAACTGCACTCTATAACCTAAGTTTACATGAACTTTACCACTATCATCAACCCATGGCACTTTAAAAGTAAAGATACGATCAGGTTCAACAAGTCTTTCAAGTATTCCAGCTGCCTCAAATTGTGGATTAGCTTTTAATACATCTTCTAATGATTCTAAAACTTCCTGAACTGCCTGAAGATATTCTTTCTCACCGGGGTGTTTAGCCTCCAGATTATGCATAAATTGTTGTAAATCCATTTTATTATGTTTTTTAGTTGTTTGAATGATTACTGGGCAAAATTATGATCAATTCAGTAGGTGTATCATCAGTATTTTGCTGATTTTGGTTTCTAAATTAATCTCATTGATTGCAAGCACATTACAAACACAAACCTAGCTTGTTTAGACTATAAAGATACATATTTTTTTTCTAACCAATAAATTCACTTAGAGCATGGGGCACGATTATGGCTTGGTAAAGATAATATCGTCAAAATGCCCCTTCAATAACTCATTAATATAGGTCAATAATTCTTTGGATTGCAATTCCTCTTTACTGAAGTTCTGGTGGATAGCATCGGAGTTTAAAACATACTCCCCTCGTGGACTCATATACGAAAATACAATATTACAATGAGGATGATCCAAGATTATCATAGCCAATAAGGAATGAAAATTACCTAAATCCGGAATCAATCCAGAATCTAGTTTCAATTCCATGTTGAGGTTATTATAACCTTTATGATAATATATATGATTTTTATGAGGGTTTTGAAGATTTAGGACCTTAATTATTTTTTCAGACTCTTCTAGAGTCTTGTCTTCAATTTTATCACCAGAATCTTTAATAATGATATCGTAGGAAGCACTATTGACCTGATCAACCAAATATAATTCCAACTCCTTGGCAGATTTTAATCGAAACTGTAAATATTGGGCTAAAAATAAAGAAATATTCATGTAGGTAAATAAAAGTATCAGACTTGGGATTCCAAATCTGATCTAAATTAATATATAAGAAGAATAATTAGCGTCTGTCTCTTTGATATTGGTATGACTCTCCGTATGCAGGGCATTTCTTACTAGAAACACAAGAAGACATCACTAAACTCAAAACAAAAATACTGACTAATAATATGGCTATTCTTTTCATTATAATTATAATTTGTTCAATTCTTGATTTTCCGCTAAAATAGGCATTTTTTCCAAAACAAATCAAGCTCAATACATTTTTAGGAAAATATTACAAGGAATTATTTAATTGTTTCTAAATTTACATGCTCAAAAAAAACAAGAGATATGTCATCCACCCAAGTAGATATCCATCCTGAATGGTTTGAAGTTCTAGAAGATCAGTTTGAATCAGAATATTTCAGAAAACTAAGAGTCTTTTTAATAGAAGAGAAAAAAAAATATCAAATATTTCCTCCAGGAAAAGAGATATTCTCTGCCTTTAATGAAACTCCATTTAGCAAAACCAATGTGATTATCCTAGGTCAGGATCCTTATCATGGCCCAGATCAAGCCAACGGCATGTGCTTTTCTGTTAAAGATGGGATTCCTCATCCACCATCCTTAAAGAACATATTTAAAGAGATAAGGGATGATTTTGGTTTTCCGATACCTCAATCGGGCGATTTGACTCCTTGGGCAAAACAAGGTGTACTTTTGATTAATGCGACTTTAACTGTAAGAGCAGGACAAGCTGGTTCTCATCAAAAAAAAGGCTGGGAAGAATTTACCGATACCATTATAAAAAGACTCTCTGAACAAAGAGAAGGATTAATTTTTCTGCTTTGGGGTAATTTTGCCATTGCCAAGTCAAAACTCATAGACCAAGAAAAACATCACATTTTGACCAGTGTTCACCCCTCTCCATTGTCTGCATACAGAGGTTTTTTAGGTTGTAAACACTTTTCTAAGACCAATGAACTACTCAAATCAATGGGAAAAGAGCCTGTTAATTGGAAAATTAAATAATTCTTTAAAAAGATTTGTTTTTCATTAGCGCTGACAACTAGAATGTTGTAGCAAATAAAGCTTAGCAAAAGCACAAAACCTAAAACAATATGCTTCCTAGTCTTTGCAGAATGGTTTTTTCTTGTATATTTGCAGTCTCAAAACAACAACAGTGCGGGATGGAGCAGAGGTAGCTCGTTGGGCTCATAACCCAAAGGTCGTAGGTTCGAATCCTGCTCCCGCTACAATGAAAAGCTTAACAGAAATGTTAAGCTTTTTTTGCATTTAATAGCTTTGTTTCTTGACGATAAAAAAAGCCCATCAAAAGAATGATTTCTTTCAATGGGCTTCTGATTAAATTTTTGATAATCTATTTCACCATCATCTTTTTAGTAATGATTTGATCTTCTACCAAGATCTTCACAAAATATATTCCGGTGCTAAGCTGAGAAATATCAAGATTAATGCTTCTATCATTGATAGCTTGACTCATCACCTGATGCCCTTTGGTATCTATCACCTCAATATGCTCAATGATATAATCTGATGCAAACTGAATATTACGGCTTCCTGGATTTGGATAGATTTGAATTTCTTCCTCCTTTATCTCTTCAATTCCATAATAAGGTCCAACCTTTACATAATTGCTTTTGGTTTCGGTATGCATTCCCACCCCATCGCTCACTGTTAAGGAAACCGTGAATTCACCATTATTAGTAAAGGTATGACTTGGATTCTGTAAAGTACTGGTTTGTCCATCACCAAAATCCCAAGACCATGATGTAATACCCTGAATGGCTTTTGTTTCTTGCTCTATTTTTGTTGGATAATCAGGAATAGATTTACCAGTACCTGGCTCGGTTTCTTGTATAACATTAATAATATTTAAACCTTGGGAACCACCATCTATGGTACCTACATACCAAAATCTACCAACACCTGTTGTTGGAGCTTGTAAGGTATAAATCAATCCATTCTGATTGTAAATTTGCACTACAGCATCAGAACTTGTTATTTCTCCGTCACCAGCAAATTTATAAATGTAAAAATGGTAAACTCCATTATAAAACTGATAAATAGTTGTGGTTTCAGGACCATAGCCAGAAGTTACATCATGATCTAGAGCTGCAAATGGAATATCTGTTGCATTTCCTTTATTGGAATAGTAAATATGATGGCTATATCCATCTATCTCTGGAGTTCTTAAATGAGAATCTAAATCTCTTGGATTGGCTCCCCAGTTCACCACAAAACGCATTTCGTTTCCTGTTAATACCGGAGAAAGAGATATGTTTAATTCTACAGTACCATCTGCAGGAATAATTACTTGGTTATTATTATAGGTCAGATAATCGGCAGCCGAACAAGTGACCAATTGAGTATTACTGGTTGACAAGTCGCTAAACTGAACATTTAATGGTCCAACGCCCTGAGGAGGGGTCGCCATAAAATTCGCAGTTAAAGAACCTTCCGGAACATTGGCTATGGAATAATTACCATTGGCATCGGTATAGGCCGATAAACCGCCCACTTCAACTAAAGCACCAGCAATGGCAGTTCCATCAATGGCATCACTTACCATTCCTGATAAAGTAGCTTCACCTTGAGAACCTTCAACATAAATATAATTTTCTTCTGTGGTAGTATGATTAGATACACCGTCGCTTACTGTCAGAGATACATTATAATATCCTCCAGAAGTATATATATGAGAGGGGCTTTGCTCAGAGGAGGATTGTCCATCGCCAAAATTCCAATTCCAAGAAGTAATGGCTTTTCTTTGCTCTTTTTTCTCTGGATAATCCACATTACGTTTTCCAGTACCTGGTTCAGTTTCTTGTATGGTGTTGATAATATTCAAACTCTGTGAAGCTCCATCAATAGTACCAACATACCAAAATCTTCCAACACCTGTAGTTGGTGCTTGTAGGGTGTAAATCAACCCATTCTGATTATAAATCTGAACCACAGCATCGGATGTGGTAATCTCACCTGTTCCAGCGTATTTATAAATATAGAAATGATAAACCCCATTAAAAAACTGATAAATAGTTGTGGTTTCAGGTCCATAACCACTAGTTACATCATGATCTAAAGCCACCCAAGGTGCAGAAGTTGCCGAGCCTTTGTTAGAATAATAGATATGATGAGCTGAACCTTCAATTTCTGGAGTTCTAACATGAGAATCTAAATCACTTGGATTGGCGCCCCAATTGACAATAAAACGCATCTCTTGCCCAGATAAAACGGGAGAAAGTGAAATATCTAATTGCACCTCTTGATTTTCAGGAATAGAAACCTGAGTATTCTGGTAAGTGATATAGTCGGTAGCCGAACAACTAACCAATTGAGTATTACTAGTGGATAAGTCGGTGAATTGAACATTCAATGGGCTACTACCAGAGGTAGGCGTTCCCATAAAATTGGCTGTTAAAGAGCCAGGAGGTACATTGGCAATGCTATAATTCCCAGAAGCATCGGTATAAGCCTGAAGACCTGCCACTTGAACCAAAGCACCTTCGATAGCGGAACCATCCACAGCATCGCTTACTTTTCCAGAGAGTGTACTTCCAACTGAAGACGCCTCTGTACTGACCAAAATATCGTCGAGCATTAAAATAAAAGCATCTTCTGAAAGACACTGAAAAGCAATATATACATCTTGGTTATTATAAGCGGATAAATCTATTTGAAAGGATGACCAGTCATCTGGTAATTCGATAATCCCATCACTGATTTCTGTAAAATCATTAACATTAGTTCCTGTAGTAG encodes:
- a CDS encoding PKD domain-containing protein, yielding MKKQFTILFLFGFLLPIGIFAQSNRAITPPNKVEISNERVGIQLEPNVIETFESYADFSTVFSPWTLYDIDGTTTYGIQDVTFPNSGTAMSYIIFNPANTTPSQSADTELAAYSGAKFAACFSSAPSQGPTNNDWMITSNLSLGINSALSFYGKSYTVQYGAEKLKVLISTTGTNVNDFTEISDGIIELPDDWSSFQIDLSAYNNQDVYIAFQCLSEDAFILMLDDILVSTEASSVGSTLSGKVSDAVDGSAIEGALVQVAGLQAYTDASGNYSIANVPPGSLTANFMGTPTSGSSPLNVQFTDLSTSNTQLVSCSATDYITYQNTQVSIPENQEVQLDISLSPVLSGQEMRFIVNWGANPSDLDSHVRTPEIEGSAHHIYYSNKGSATSAPWVALDHDVTSGYGPETTTIYQFFNGVYHFYIYKYAGTGEITTSDAVVQIYNQNGLIYTLQAPTTGVGRFWYVGTIDGASQSLNIINTIQETEPGTGKRNVDYPEKKEQRKAITSWNWNFGDGQSSSEQSPSHIYTSGGYYNVSLTVSDGVSNHTTTEENYIYVEGSQGEATLSGMVSDAIDGTAIAGALVEVGGLSAYTDANGNYSIANVPEGSLTANFMATPPQGVGPLNVQFSDLSTSNTQLVTCSAADYLTYNNNQVIIPADGTVELNISLSPVLTGNEMRFVVNWGANPRDLDSHLRTPEIDGYSHHIYYSNKGNATDIPFAALDHDVTSGYGPETTTIYQFYNGVYHFYIYKFAGDGEITSSDAVVQIYNQNGLIYTLQAPTTGVGRFWYVGTIDGGSQGLNIINVIQETEPGTGKSIPDYPTKIEQETKAIQGITSWSWDFGDGQTSTLQNPSHTFTNNGEFTVSLTVSDGVGMHTETKSNYVKVGPYYGIEEIKEEEIQIYPNPGSRNIQFASDYIIEHIEVIDTKGHQVMSQAINDRSINLDISQLSTGIYFVKILVEDQIITKKMMVK
- the ung gene encoding uracil-DNA glycosylase is translated as MSSTQVDIHPEWFEVLEDQFESEYFRKLRVFLIEEKKKYQIFPPGKEIFSAFNETPFSKTNVIILGQDPYHGPDQANGMCFSVKDGIPHPPSLKNIFKEIRDDFGFPIPQSGDLTPWAKQGVLLINATLTVRAGQAGSHQKKGWEEFTDTIIKRLSEQREGLIFLLWGNFAIAKSKLIDQEKHHILTSVHPSPLSAYRGFLGCKHFSKTNELLKSMGKEPVNWKIK